From Halorubrum salinarum, the proteins below share one genomic window:
- the fer gene encoding ferredoxin Fer has protein sequence MGHLDQVDADRLRAWLSEVRSSEATAALMVAVAYDRGIGTAELASWYDRSEEWVAETIEALDSPGFVSTVARLEGVDLDAVADESNLAPATVRDWFDDLGDEPVPEAADVVRRYAEGSVEPVRSGSPSTVYHLDRAVVDERGWSIDDDDLFAKAAEADLDLPEYGRFLVEPGESILEAAERGGRSWPYACRGGACSNCAVIVVEGDVAMPGQSILSDEQIRAANARLSCVGVPITDEVKVVTGVGDAADFADLRLPSPADEAGASD, from the coding sequence ATGGGTCACCTCGATCAGGTCGACGCCGACCGCCTCCGGGCATGGCTCTCGGAGGTCCGGTCGTCGGAGGCGACCGCGGCGCTGATGGTCGCCGTCGCGTACGACCGGGGGATCGGCACGGCGGAGCTCGCATCGTGGTACGACCGCTCCGAGGAGTGGGTCGCGGAGACGATCGAAGCCCTCGACTCGCCGGGCTTCGTCTCGACGGTGGCCCGGCTCGAAGGAGTCGACCTCGACGCGGTCGCCGACGAGTCGAACCTCGCGCCCGCGACGGTCCGCGACTGGTTCGACGACCTCGGGGACGAGCCGGTCCCGGAGGCGGCGGACGTGGTCCGCCGGTACGCCGAGGGGTCGGTCGAGCCGGTCCGGAGCGGGTCGCCCTCGACTGTCTACCACCTCGACAGGGCCGTCGTCGACGAGCGCGGGTGGTCGATCGACGACGACGACCTGTTCGCGAAGGCCGCCGAGGCCGACCTCGACCTCCCGGAGTACGGGCGCTTCCTCGTCGAGCCCGGGGAGTCGATCCTGGAGGCGGCGGAGCGCGGCGGCCGGTCGTGGCCGTACGCCTGCCGCGGCGGCGCCTGCTCGAACTGCGCCGTGATCGTCGTCGAGGGCGACGTGGCGATGCCGGGACAGTCGATCCTCTCGGACGAGCAGATCCGGGCGGCGAACGCCCGCCTCTCCTGCGTCGGCGTCCCGATCACCGACGAGGTCAAGGTCGTCACCGGCGTCGGCGACGCGGCGGACTTCGCCGACCTGCGGCTGCCGTCGCCGGCCGACGAGGCGGGGGCGTCGGACTGA